Within Quercus lobata isolate SW786 chromosome 5, ValleyOak3.0 Primary Assembly, whole genome shotgun sequence, the genomic segment NNNNNNNNNNNNNNNNNNNNNNNNNNNNNNNNNNNNNNNNNNNNNNNNNNNNNNNNNNNNNNNNNNNNNNNNNNNNNNNNNNNNNNNNNNNNNNNNNNNNNNNNNNNNNNNNNNNNNNNNNNNNNNNNNNNNNNNNNNNNNNNNNNNNNNNNNNNNNNNNNNNNNNNNNNNNNNNNNNNNNNNNNNNNNNNNNNNNNNNNNNNNNNNNNNNNNNNNNNNNNNNNNNNNNNNNNNNNNNNNNNNNNNNNNNNNNNNNNNNNNNNNNNNNNNNNNNNNNNNNNNNNNNNNNNNNNNNNNNNNNNNNNNNNNNNNNNNNNNNNNNNNNNNNNNNNNNNNNNNNNNNNNNNNNNNNNNNNNNNNNNNNNNNNNNNNNNNNNNNNNNNNNNNNNNNNNNNNNNNNNNNNNNNNNNNNNNNNNNNNNNNNNNNNNNNNNNNNNNNNNNNNNNNNNNNNNNNNNNNNNNNNNNNNNNNNNNNNNNNNNNNNNNNNNNNNNNNNACCCCATCTTTCGTACGGTATACTTTCTGAAAGACATCCGCGCGTTCGACTGCCGCCCCTTTATCTTTCGCCTATATGATGAACaaacataattacaataaacACTAACTATATAATGTTGTTATGCCACAATTAACACAAGTCCACAATGAGATAGTCATAACAAAGTTactgaaattaagaaaaagctGAGAGAGTAGTAACATAATGAGAGGATTTAGCTACGTTCCAAATACACATGGGGTTGTTAaattaagatattaaaaataaaaatgacatggAGAGTTAGAAAATAGGCATCATAGACTTTCTATAATAACACTCTATTTGAGATAAGATTGAGATGCGCATCTCAAATTACCCATGAGTAACCTAAAATGTTCGGACTTAGTAAAATTACCCATGGGTGATATATACATTAAGAGGATTAACAAAGTCATCTCTATATATTACAAGGATGCATAAAGCTATGTATTacattttttacttaccaaaaaacctataatttaattaacttattcttATTCCTAAAACATATGAAATGAGATTAAGTTGGTAAATTTGACCTCAAAATATCAGGGGACATCATGTAGGCATTTATGAATTCTAAGTTTACTTATTACCATTTCAGCAGAAATCTGAGCAAGACTTTTGGCCCCACATCTTGCTATGTCTTTCTGCTTGTCTCGACTCGCCTTGTTTTTGAGACTTAATGTCTGCAACCACATtaccatcaaaaaaagaaaatttaaaaaaataaaaacatctctTGACTAAATTACCATGAACATGAGTAAGACGAAGAATATCGCATGTACCTCAGTTTTTTCATTGAACCAATAATCAACCATCTCCTTCCACTGTGCTGGGATAACCCCAGGCGGTTCAATAGCCAATACTTCTTCACGTGACAGCCCAGGTTTTTTGTGATCCTTCTTCAACTTGGTCCTGCGATTCCTCCTTAGTTCTCCTAGCTGACTCATTGCCCATCCCATTTGATTGGTTGGTTTGACAATATTGGGATCAATTATATACCGTTGCTGAAATAAGACAGTAGAGTTAGCAAAATGTAGTATTTTAATTAGGACAGCAggtgtaaataaaaataactaatattTCCTTTTCATACTACCTCAATCTCCGTCCAACaatcttttttaaacttttgaggGACACTTGGCCACCCAGCAGGCGTAAGCGGGCATAATAGGCCATTCTCGCAAAACGAGCCCAACCATCGAACGAACAATTCCCCGTCATTGCCAATCGGTTGGCCTTCATCATTTAACGGCAACTGAATTTTGTACTCACCATTCATTGCCCATATGTCAGCCAACCTTGTTTTCCCACGTTTTCCAGGCCTATTTTCTGATGCTCGATTTTGTTCCGGTGCTGGATTTTGTACCGGTGTTTGGGTATGCACATAATCATCTGTATCTACAAGACCAGCCATATTAGAACTtatttaacaaaacttagaAGTAGTGAAAAATGTCACACCACGCAAAAATTATGCATCTACgaattgaaataataaaaggttTACGATTTCATGGTTACAAAACATAAGTAAATTGAGGCCTTTGTCCCACGCATTCATGTAACCCACTTACGTAGCTTTCTAAAAAGACGAGCAACCATGCTTCGTCACGGGTTGCCTATAATTACCATTTAATACATTTGGatttagaatatataatttcaaccCGATCTTCTCTGTGATCATTCAACTTCAGCAAATTTGTTTACCAATTTCCTAAAGTTGACTGGTAATTGGAAATTGACAGCTTAATTAAGCAAGTATAACAATAATCTACAAGAACATatcacgttttttttttaatcatcatctGGATAGAATGATACCCAAGATGGAATAGATCCTACATACTTGGAATTGATAGTCAAGGTTTTGCATTTTCCCACACTTTGTTAATTTGGAAATACAGAGGAAATGTCTTGGTTATACTTTACTGCATATAGTTGGCTTTGAGTCAAGTATATAACATGTCAGGAACATCCCAATTGAAAAACCAATGGCATGAAATTGGACTGAAGTGATTGAATGGACCATAGTGGACCTAAAGGACCGAGGTAGACACTGTAGGACCAAACTAGACTGAGCAGAAATGACTGGACTGAGcagaccaaattggaccaaatagaccaGAACCTACTGAATTGGACCCAAAGGAAATTaatggaccaaatggaccaaagtcagcagaatatactcaatataccttgatattttaattatattatgaaATGATGTAAACCACCAACTGATAATTGAAATtacaaaacataaattaatcctacaatattaaaaaactttGAACCAAATTAATTCCTATATGTATTAGCTAGAATTGATCTAAGCATCCAATAATAAACATCAAACCTTACATTCGAAAACATGACCAATACCTGGAGCTAGTGTCTCATCATCGTCACTTGCCACCGGTGTTGGCACCGGTCTTGCGTCCTCAGAAATGTGGGGTTCCTCCTCAGTTGCCTCCACTCGTTGTCGTGACTGTGATGATCCTTACCCAACATAAACAAGTGGCAACTGGCGTTTCCTCCCCATTCTTGCGTCCAACACCTTTTACAACACAATGAGGAAAAATGGTTAAGAAGCACGGCCAATAATTGTTAACTGTAGTAAAGATAATTATGTATGTTAAAACTATTATTTCTTAACAACACGAAAATATAACAGTTATAACATATATATGCAACAACATGAAGAAGTAACAGTTTCACCTACTAATTATATATGAGTATCAATCCGATTCTTAAGTCATGAGGACACATATATCCTATAACAAAGACACAAGTGTAACTAGAGTCTTCATttcaaagtaagaaaaaaaaaaagacaagtcAACCCCATACCAAAACCATGTTGAATGTTTTTCCCTacaattttctcttttagtATAGGTAAATATTTAGTCTCGTTTGTAGCAACTTTGTTATGTAAATGAAGTAAGTTTTATTTTAGCGTATTAATTTcctactaaaattattttcacactTCCCAGTTTGTTTGAGTTAGCTTAATCACATATTAGTCATGCTCAATCACAATTAAATCATGTACATACTACATACATCCGTAGGCAAATTGTGAAAGAGGATAGGGTGACAATCACAACCGTTTCAAACGTCTAAATCCTTCTGGGTTGTGCTTTTCAAGTCATACGTAGAGTCATAGTGACTCTAAAGCTCTGAACGAACCGGAAAGATATGTCTATGTTATTAGTTGCATATATAtgttcaaacttttattttttaacaattttgacaaaataatAGTTTGTACATATATATGTAACAATGTCAAACTTTGCACGCAATATGCCTTTACAAATGAGAACTTATAATTTCAATAAGAATTAACTATAACACAATTACACATACCACAACAATATCCTATTACACTACTCATCATCACTGTAATCGACTTCGTTGTCATCTTCATCGTTGGAGTCATCATCAATGAACTCACACTCATCCAAGTCGTCCATTTCAGGAAGATCTCTTGGGCCAATGATAGAGGCATCAATTGTCATTCCCTCCACATCATCTCGACCCCAACGAAGGTCATCCCTACCAACATCAGGACTAGTGACAGAGTACGAGATGTTCTCAAGAAACTCATCCGTGTCATCCTCATCACAATGGGGCCCAATACCTGCATCAAATACATCTCTGGCTTTCGTTTTAACGACAACAAACCAATCTTTCTGCCTTTTATCTTCAACATAAAAAACTTGTGTAGCTTGAGACGCCAACACATATGGTTCATGCACCATTTCCTCCCCACCATGTACGGAATGATTAAAATTCACCATAGGAAACCCAAACTCATCAATCTTATATCCCCTCCTATTTTGATCATCAACCCATTTACACTTGAATAACACATGTTTGATGTTGCCTGAATAATTCAATTCAATGATATCTGTCAACACACCATAGTACATATTGCCACCTTCAGTGGCAACACTAACTCCACTATTTTGCGTTTTTCTATTTCCCTCGACACTCgaactcctaaattttaaccCATTTATGACATAATGTTTCAGCCGATTTACTGAAGTATATGGGCCTTTCGAAAGCGTGACAAGTGTATCACTAAGTCCAGTTCTTTCCCTATCAGCAGCAGTCATTGACATCACCTAATATAATCAAACAAATTAACTGAGTCTAATTAGTATCGTCCTTCTACTTATGGGAAAGTTGCAATGTTAAAAAGTTGAATATATGACACGTACATGAGATCTAAACCAGCCACAAAAGTTCTCCATGTGGTGCTTATGAATAGTAGCATTGGATATACGACAGTGGCCCTTTTGAAGTTCATCCTTCGTCAAACTTTTGTGCATCCTACATGAGATGGCAATTGTATTAGTGTTAATACACGGAGCGCACATTGGATTCTCGTGCAATTATATTGATGTCCATAATACTTACTCACGAAACTGGTAAATGTTCTCGGAATTGAATAGCACATAGCGATGAGCTTGGGTCAATTCCCTACTTTCTAGTGCCACACTTGAAACTGCCCCTGTTGACTCCTCCATCGTCCTTGTGGGTCGTGAGAATATAGTTTCAACTCCTTCCATATACCGTGAACAAAACGTTAAACATTCCTCCATTATGTAGCCTTCAGCAATACACCCTTCTGGAGCAGCCCTATTTCTTACATAAGACTTAAGGCGTGAGAGGTACCTATAATGCGCATGACAAGGTTAGTAATTGACACTAGCTATTAGAAAGCACACATGAAACCTCATACTGTACATGTATTACCTATGACTTACCTCTCAATGGGGTACATCCAACGGTACTGAACTGGACCACCAATCCTGGCTTCAGTAGCCAAGTGCATGACCAAATGTACCATCACAGTGAAGAAAGATGgaggaaatattttttccaattcACACAACGTCACTGCAATGTCAGCCTCAGCACTCGCAATATCAAGCACCGTAAGGGTTTTCGAACAAATTTTCCTAAAGAAACAAGCTAACTTCATCAAAGGCCTAATGACATGCGATGGCAAAGATCCTCGTAAAGCAATTGGAAGGAGTTGTTGCATCAGGATGTGATTATCGTGACTCTTTAAACCATAAATCTTACGTTCTTTGAGGTTCACACGGCGGGAGATGTTGGAAGCATATCCATCGGGCACTTTTACGTCTCGCAAAACTTGCAAGAAACCATCTTTCTCCAATGCAGTCATATGAAAACACGCAGGCGGTATCATATACTTATCATCACCTTTTCGCTGTAGGTGGAGTTCTCTCCTTATTCCCATTTCCGCCAAGTCAAGGCGTGCCTTGTAATTGTCCTTTGTCCAGTCCTTCACGTTCAGCAAAGTGCCAAGTATATTGTCCATCACATTCTTCTCTATATGCATCACATCAAGATTGTGTCGCAACTTGTGATCCTTCCAATAAGGCaatgtgaaaaaaatacttCTCTTCTTCCAAACACACTGATTTGCCtcacctctctttcttttgttgtatttttctcGACATTTCTTTCCCAAACAACGTGTAAGTAAAGTTTCAGTGTCCACAATTATGTCTGACGCAACTGGTGGCACAGGAGCCACTTGCATATCAGTGAATCCATCAAATAAAGTATCTTCTTTCCGAAATTCGTGGTCACTACCCAACCATCGCCTATGTCCCATGTAACAGAATTTGCggccattttttaaatatttcgaGTCGGTCACTGAGGCACAACAAGGACACGCAAACTTACCCTTCGTACTCCAACCCGACACATCTGCGTATGCAGGAAAATCATGTACCGTCCACATCAATGCTACATGCAATTGGAATACATTTTTTGAAGATGCATCGTATGCTTCTACTCCAACATCCCATAATTCCCTCAGTTCTTCTACTAAGGGTTGCAAGTACACATCTATTGCAATCCCTGGCGATTTAGGTCCAGGAATAACTAGTGATAAAATCAAAGATGATCGTTTCATGCACAACCAAGGCGGGAGATTGTAAGGGACTAGCATGACAGGCCAAGTGCTGTGAGTAGTACTCAGCATTCCGAAGGGGTTGAACCCATCCGCAGCTAATCCAAGTCTGACATTACGAGGCTCAGACGAGAACTGTAAATGCGTAGTGTCAAACATTTTCCATGCATCCGAGTCAGCAGGATGCCGCATTACCCCGTCCTCGGTACGACCATTAGCATATAGCCAAGTCGGGTGACAAAAATAATCGCTGCaatcttggctttaagggaaACCAGCGTAGGATCTTTGCAGCTTTCTTCTTTCCCTTACTAGATGAGGCATTATTATTTGTAACAGATGCCTCATTTGGTTTCCACCTACTTTCTTCGCAACAAGGACATGCGTCGAGGTTAACATTCTCCTTCCAAAATAGCATACAATCATTGGGACAAGCATGGATCTTCTCAtaccccaaacccaaatctcGAACTATTTTCTTAGCCTCATAATGGTCCTTTGGCAACTTAGCGTCAGAAGGGAGCATATCCATCAAGAGTTGAAGCAACATAGTAAATGACTTGTTCGTCCAACCACAAAGAGTCTTCAACTGGAAACACATAACGTTGGCTGAGAATATGCTAAATTTTGTACACCCAGCATATAAAGGTTTGTGGACATCATCTATCATTTTGTAAAACTTTTGTGCACCATCATTTGGACCTTCAGCCGGTTGTTGCACAGTTTCCCCTTCGTCCATTGGTTCAGGTGGCATTCCATGCGTGGGGCACAAATCATGCAACATCCCACGAAAGTCACCGTATTGTTCTAAGGACTCTTGGACATGACTACTCCCACATTCAGTGGCAGTTGGCGCAGCTGCCGATTCCCCATGCCATTTCCAAAGTGTGTAATTTTGAAGCATCCCCTTACTCCAAAGATGTTCACGTGCCACCCCTGGCAGTACCAAATTCATATTCATACATTTGGTACAAGGACAAAAGATTTTCCCATCGCTTGCATGTTTTGATGCAAATTCCACAAATTTAAGTACACCTTCAATATATTCCCTTGAACCCCTCTGCTTCTTCATCCAACTTTTATCCATGACTATACAAGATAAACAATATCTGACCTACAACAACATTTGGTAATGCATAGCCAATAAGCCGTCAAATTAGATTCAGAGGTGATCTGAGACCTATTACTGATTTGTAAAGAACAAACATACCGAACTATGCATAGATTTTCggataacatatatatatatcactacaTCAAGAATAGCCTATACTTTCAATTTTCTAAATAGTAACACTAAATGAAG encodes:
- the LOC115991077 gene encoding uncharacterized protein LOC115991077 — encoded protein: MDKSWMKKQRGSREYIEGVLKFVEFASKHASDGKIFCPCTKCMNMNLVLPGVAREHLWSKGMLQNYTLWKWHGESAAAPTATECGSSHVQESLEQYGDFRGMLHDLCPTHGMPPEPMDEGETVQQPAEGPNDGAQKFYKMIDDVHKPLYAGCTKFSIFSANVMCFQLKTLCGWTNKSFTMLLQLLMDMLPSDAKLPKDHYEAKKIVRDLGLGYEKIHACPNDCMLFWKENVNLDACPCCEESRWKPNEASVTNNNASSSKGKKKAAKILRWFPLKPRLQRLFLSPDLAIC